Genomic segment of Oncorhynchus tshawytscha isolate Ot180627B linkage group LG28, Otsh_v2.0, whole genome shotgun sequence:
ttgttaaaatccccagctacaatgaatgcagcctccggataaatcgtttccagtttgcagagagttaaataaagttcgttcagagccatcgatgtgtctgcttgggggatatatacggctgtgattataatcgaagagaattctcttggtagataatgcggtctacatttgattgtgaggaattctaaatcaggtgaacagaaggatttgagttcctgtatgtttccttcatcacaccatgtcacgttggccataaggcatacgcccccgcccgtcttcttaccagagagatgtttgtttctgtcggcgcgatgcgtggagaaacccgctggctgcaccgcttcggattgcgtctctccagtgagccatgtttccgtgaagcagagaacgttacagtctctgatgtccctctggaatgctacccttgctcggatttcatcaaccttgttgtcaagagactggacattggcaagaagaatgctgggggtggtgcacgatgtgcccgtctccggagtctgaccagaagaccgcttcgtttccctctttttctgagtcgttttttttttggtcgctgcatgtgatccactcggttacactggttgtaaggcagaactcaggatccgcatcgcgaaaaacatattcttggtcgtactgatggtgagttgacgctgatcttatattcagtagttcttgtcggctgtatgtaaagaaacctaagatgacctggggtactagtgtaagaaataacacgtaaaaaaacaaaaaactgcatagtttcctaggaacgagaagcgaggcggccatctctgtcggcgccggaagtacatgctagctagctagccatgggAGAACACCAACACAATGAGATGCAGAAGTTCAAGTTCTTTCTGTCAATGATgtcatgtgattggtgtgaagccttttaaactttttttttttggtacacAAGGACCCTtcagttattttttaaatgttttaaacaagggaggccaaatgctcactggcttcccttACATACCTATTCAGTGCTACGGGTGGCAACAATGTAATACTCaatttgaccagacagcatcagatacatggtctacacatacagagacagaggggcgctgtttccctttctcggatgctttctctggtgagatacattcaACCTCTTGAGAAttaaaggaaaattatgaaacacagagagacgaaatataaattattttatatgTTTTTTTCTTGGTATTTGTTTGCGGGGGGCTGGCTTCACTTGatatccatgaatacacaccacttcTTACTAGGCTTCACCTGTGTCTCGGAACCTGGCTTCATGAACCTGGCTTTATGAGTAcagaccaggacctccacatccggcttcttcacctgcgggatcgtctgagaccggTCACcttgacagctgatgaaactgtgggtttgcacaaccaaagaatttctgcacaaactgtcagaaaccatctcagaaGCTCAACTGCGTGCAAGTTgtcttcaccagggtcttgacctgactgcagttcagcatcATAACCGACTTCAGAGGGCGAATTCTCACCTTCGATGGTCACTGGCATCgtcatggatgaatcccagtttcaactgtaccaggcagctggcagacagtgtgtatggtgttgtgtgggcaagcggtttactgatgtcaacgttgtgaacagagtgccccatggtggcggtggagttatgatatgggcaggcataagctacggacaacaaacacaattttaTGGCACTTTGAACACAAagcgataccgtgacgagatcctgaggcccattgtcgcgccattcatccgccgccatcacctcatgtttcagcatgataatgcacggccccatgtcacaaggatctgtacacaattcctggaaaactgaaaatgtccccgttcttccatgacctgcatactcaccagacatgtcacacattgagcatatttgagatgctctggatttatgtgtacgacagcgtgttccagttccggccaatatccagtaactttgCATAGCTtcaagaggagtgggacaacattccacacgccacaatcaacagcctgatcaactctatgcgaaggagatgtgtcgcgctgcgtAAGGAAAATGGtttgtcacaccagatactgactgattttctgatccacacacctacctttttattagattttttaaaacttctgtgaccaactgatgcatatctgtattccaagtcatggtgaaatccatagattaggacctaatgaatttatttcaattcattgatttccttgtatgaactgtaactcagtaaaatctttgaaattgtttctgCGGTTATATTTTTTCGTTAGAACCATTTAAAAAAACGAAAGCATTCTGATGTTTCCATGACTGCGTTATAGATCCATTTCCAGGATGCTTGAAGTAAAGTGTTACTGAAAatgtaaattaaattaaacacaATACAGAACTTGTACAACTCATTGTGTTTAATAATGAAGCAAACATTTCTGCCAAATAAATTATATAAAAACATATCCACAAGTGACATTTGTGGTTTGTACAACAAAGTAATATAACACCTTATTTTCAGTAACTTAAGAGTATGTAAAGTTGTCCAAATGTTTCAGAGTCTTCTCTTTTGTCAATGGAAGAATAATTCACCAAATTAAAACACATTCAATGATCTTTATGTATTTGTTATTTATGACCTTTCAtgttatacagtatgtttattatcatatatattacATGTCTACAACTACACTGTTCTCCAATTTCAATTTGTCATTTAGAACAAGAAAATGGCAGTGAAAGAATTGTTGAAAAAATAAAATTATGGGGAAAAAAATTAAATTCATTTAACCGTctgaatttttaaaaaaaaatttaggACTTTTAAGTGTATGTTTCATGGTGTTCCTACATCAAAGTGTTGTTTGTCTTTGTCATCGCTAGTTGTTAGGAATATTAATCGAGACGCTTCAGTAGAGATTGTCCTTCTGGTAAACTGCTCAACTTGAAAGCTAATGGTGCTCCTGTCTTTGGTGTTACTTTGATTGAGAGACTATGTTCCGTAACTGTAGTGTGTatgatgtatatgtatatgatatAAATGTAtatgaagagtttatttccaaaaatgTTATATCCACCaattttttcacatttgtgtttttttttcatcagaaatgattgtTTATGGGTACCGTCACGTGTGTGTAAAACAATGACTGTTCTCAGATGTTTCATTTAAATATTTTaagtatttttatatatatatatccaagtatttttatatatatatatattatatatatatattatatatattatatattatatatatatattatatatattatatatatattatatatatatatatatatccattgtttaggtggaatggaatgttcatatcctgtatatttgactgtgatggttgtctcacctagatgtggttgtctcacctagatgtggttgtctcacctagatatCTTAAGATGAAGTCACTCTGGATCAGAGTatttgctaaattactaaaaggtcaaatgtaaatgttttacatacacaTCTCATATTACTGATTTGTTTGTTTTATATATTTAAGTATTGATGTCATCCGTAAcatttgtacagttctttatatatataaatatatatataaaaaacgtagttatttgtttcatttgactgtgtaaaacctagcaatACTACTTTTAGCTAAACTACATGATTATTTGTCACTGAAATAAACCATCAAGTAATTTCTGTCATTGAACTCCATGCCATGATTAGGATAGACTCAACCCAATTTCTTTCAGAAGTTCTTTCAAATATAAAAGCTAATaaatacaacttttttttttacaatgttggAAAAAAAACTCTTCATATGTTTTTGCTTGAGAAGTCTGTAGCGGTAGTCTTTTCATCTGTTTGGTGTTTTACCGTCAATGTGATCAAGCAAGAATGTTGGTATAGTGCAAATTTCAACATTAATAATTGTTTTTCATGTAAAAAGACAAAATAGTTCagaaatattaataataataataaaaaaaaacttGTTATTAATTATAAAAGTGTTTGGCTCCAGTAGCTGGtcaaacctatttctttcaaGTATCTCTCAACAGTAACAAACAACTGAAACACAGACGCACATTTGAacaaaatcaacaacaaaaaacaaaaaaaaacaaatgaaaaaataaatcaaaaccaTAATGTGAAACATTAAAAAGACCACACGGTAATACTTGATCAGTTGCATAGTTTTTTCTTTCAGGGAAAATTGTTCCCATGTTCATTGCAGTGCAGAGAAGCAGGAATCACATAAGTAGTCCCACTCTTGCTCTCCATTCAACAAAAATATattctgtatttttatttttttttttaaatctgaaagACTTCACAATTTCCCGTTGGATAATCAGACAAAACGGACAGATCAGTCAGTCAACAATTTTTTTACATGACTCCCCAAAAAAAGGTATTGTTTTTGTTTGAAGGGATAAACGGCCCATCATCCCAACGGGTGTCTTCTTGTTATTGgtgagtctatatatatatatatatatatatatatctgctctctttcactgtctcttatGAGCAGCCACACCCGTCCACAATCATGTTCTGGATGTCCTTCTTGATGATCTTCTGCTCCTCGTTGTAGTAGAGCATAGACATGGCGCGTAGCCGCGTGGGCACGCAGCACGACTGGGTGTTCTGGAAGGGCGCGTAGCCCCGCATTCGGTAGTGGTTGATGACAGTGGAGTGGAAGGACAGCGAGGAGCCCGTGATGCTGGCCACGTGGCTGGGGCAGTCGCCCTCGCAGTAGTTGGCGTGGTAGCCCGGCGGCGCGATGATCCAGTCGTTCCAGCCGATGTCCTTGAAGTTGACATAGAACTGCCGCTTGCAACAGATGTGCATCTTTCCGTCGCACTCCAGGCCGCGTTTGGCGCGTCGGCGAGCGTGTTCCTCGATGCCGGGCCGCAATACGACCATGAGGAAAGGCCGGTGGGATTGGTCCCTCTCCCGTCCCGGTTGCTCGCCCTCGGTGTGGACCAAGATGGGTGTGGCACCCGCCTCGGTGCACTGCGGGCAGGAGACTCGTAGATCGATGATGCTGCCACCGGTGTCCAGGAGGGACTGGATGCTGTGCGACACGGGGAGCGTGTGCCAGCCGCTGCGCCTCGTGTCCACCATCTTCTCAGACACCAACTCCTCCTCCTCGCCCTGGGTCTCATTGAAGGCAAAGCCTGGAGCTTTGGCCTTCTGCCGGCGGCGCTGCAGAAGCTGTATGTTCACCTTGCCCTTGCCTCGCCCCTTGGCCAGCTTGAGGAAAAGCCACACGTTAGCCTGCTCCACCACTGAGAGCTCACTGCCCTCCTTGGAAATGTCAAAGGTCACAGCGGATGTAGCGTCGCCTAGAGGAGAAAAGGGAAAAGGTTGTTTAGTCATCACAATGAGAGCAATGCTTCAAATGTTCATAATCATTTTTGGTTAGACAACGCAGGTTTTCCTTTGCTCTTCTAAAATAAAACCTAGTATGTTTAAAAGAGGCTGTACAGGAATGTAACTGCTGACTGGAGGTGTGCCCCTCTTTGTCCAAAAATGTAATTTCTGGACgattctgtgtgtctgtccatttAGGGGACTTCTTTTGGCTTAAGAGCACCCCTAGAGGCAAAAGCCACATAGCCTCCTTTAAATATATTCAAATGCTTACTCTAAGTATCAAATAGAGCTCTAGACTGAA
This window contains:
- the inhbab gene encoding inhibin subunit beta Ab, translated to MPSLAALARVLALLLPGLQTGCGSATVAGSLAVVDGATRGQEQVEEIQVTPCPSCVLAQMRSDYLGSDPGSVPAPPGSESASAQTSAQTDMVEAVKQHILDMLHLSARPNVTHPVPRAALLNAIKKLHVGRVGKDGSVEIQEEGPGGGVGAAPPPEPPSEIITFAEPGDATSAVTFDISKEGSELSVVEQANVWLFLKLAKGRGKGKVNIQLLQRRRQKAKAPGFAFNETQGEEEELVSEKMVDTRRSGWHTLPVSHSIQSLLDTGGSIIDLRVSCPQCTEAGATPILVHTEGEQPGRERDQSHRPFLMVVLRPGIEEHARRRAKRGLECDGKMHICCKRQFYVNFKDIGWNDWIIAPPGYHANYCEGDCPSHVASITGSSLSFHSTVINHYRMRGYAPFQNTQSCCVPTRLRAMSMLYYNEEQKIIKKDIQNMIVDGCGCS